In Helianthus annuus cultivar XRQ/B chromosome 3, HanXRQr2.0-SUNRISE, whole genome shotgun sequence, a single window of DNA contains:
- the LOC110927681 gene encoding probable ubiquitin-conjugating enzyme E2 25 — protein MREEWRILEESLPETIFVRAYESRMDLLRAAIIGAKGTPYQDGLFFFDVYFPPAYPVQPPLVRYHSGGLAINPHLFECGEVRLNLFRSYNYKSWTLWPSSDTNMLDFLVSIQEQVLNAHPLFHQPGFVDSSPSVVAEYFPLLYNEAIQLKSFETMTYVIKNPPKNFEVFVLGYFRDRAVDILRATNAYREGLQVPDGVDNRESFKIRDDVDSSMIRLFVALMCIKATGAFNFTAIGPFVGFGSFLERSIESASTSPVPI, from the exons ATGCGCGAAGAGTGGAGGATTCTCGAAGAAAGCTTGCCCG AGACAATATTTGTGAGGGCTTATGAATCGAGGATGGATCTTTTAAGAGCTGCAATTATTGGAGCAAAGGGGACTCCGTATCAGGATGGTCTCTTCTTCTTTGATGTGTATTTTCCACCCGCGTATCCTGTTCAGCCGCCT CTTGTGCGCTATCACTCTGGTGGTCTTGCTATCAACCCACATCTGTTCGAGTGTGGTGAAGTTCGCTTGAACCTGTTCAGATCATACAACTACAAGAGTTGGACACTCTGGCCGTCTTCCGATACAAACATGCTCGACTTTCTGGTCTCCATACAGGAGCAGGTTTTGAACGCACATCCTTTGTTCCACCAACCTGGATTTGTAGATTCTAGCCCCTCTGTGGTCGCAGAATACTTTCCGTTACTATACAATGAGGCCATCCAGCTAAAATCTTTTGAAACAATGACGTATGTCATTAAGAATCCACCCAAG AATTTTGAGGTCTTTGTACTTGGGTATTTTCGCGATCGTGCGGTTGACATTCTAAGGGCTACTAATGCTTATAGAGAGGGCCTGCAAGTCCCCGATGGTGTGGATAACAGGGAGAGCTTCAAGATACGGGATGACGTTGATTCAAGCATGATCCGTCTTTTTGTTGCTTTGATGTGTATCAAAGCAACTGGAGCTTTCAATTTCACTGCTATCGGACCATTCGTG GGTTTTGGATCATTTTTAGAGCGTTCGATCGAGTCTGCTTCAACATCACCT GTCCCAATTTGA
- the LOC110927682 gene encoding uncharacterized protein LOC110927682 — MESVDVAAAGGVTRSKRLVARWKRKKRLLSDFNKVKEDLNNAIDGLKERVLSDIDKVKEDLNNAIDGVREMVLSDDDAAVGVTRSKILLTKPKSVGRMETAKARLNETALRYDPNIAKKTVLSDEDKGKEDLNIAVDGGREMVLSDDKKDEEDVFNGAVDKLCKGILDYISSPTPIVFSYFMDFPEKPRLDARGSSGFLAFSRRYKLKFDKFMKSYSRVGIYPKKDVLPDDAKACSVAMLADEYVLERYKNFKRFDIVVDHSDHLFSSSPMEQASRRH, encoded by the exons ATGGAGTCAGTTGATGTTGCTGCAGCCGGCGGAGTAACAAGG AGTAAGAGATTGGTTGCTAGGTGGAAAAGAAAGAAG AGGCTCTTATCTGATTTTAACAAAGTTAAAGAAGACCTCAATAATGCAATCGATGGATTAAAAGAG AGGGTCTTATCTGATATTGACAAAGTTAAAGAAGACCTCAATAATGCAATTGATGGAGTAAGAGAG ATGGTCTTATCTGATGATGATGCAGCCGTCGGAGTAACAAGG AGTAAGATTTTGCTTACGAAACCGAAATCGGTAGGTAGGATGGAAACTGCGAAG GCTCGCTTAAATGAAACAGCCCTCCGTTACGACCCCAACATAGCAAAAAAG ACGGTCTTATCTGATGAAGACAAAGGTAAAGAAGACCTCAATATAGCAGTCGATGGAGGAAGAGAG ATGGTCTTATCTGATGATAAGAAAGACGAAGAAGACGTCTTCAATGGCGCAGTCGACAAATTGTGTAAG GGTATTCTGGATTACATCTCATCCCCTACTCCTATAGTGTTTTCATATTTTATGGATTTTCCAGAGAAACCCCGCCTTGATGCTCGAGGCTCCTCTGGGTTTCTGGCATTTTCCAGACGGTATAAATTAAAGTTTGACAAGTTTATGAAGAGCTATTCAAGAGTTGGTATTTACCCTAAAAAAGATGTGTTGCCGGATGATGCTAAAGCTTGCTCAGTTGCAATGCTTGCGGATGAATATGTTCTCGAACGGTATAAAAACTTCAAGAGATTTGACATTGTTGTGGACCATTCCGATCATCTTTTTTCTAGTTCACCTATGGAGCAGGCAAGTCGTCGTCACTGA
- the LOC110929003 gene encoding protein APEM9: MAGELGFQTETSVVNQPDKVTEMSTPVEIWEKIELAESYLVCSMFEEASSSASRVLNRLHDKDCSNEVVADELNDMLESAGMVLLQSLKELGRTLEIVNELTQLYGSLAAIPVQVFLAGACFHMQEDPHGAQKFLEEFLSKWEYVNEQYYVREGVETDESYMNECNNRSVLDVDMYLQVVEAYITLLTGVLGRTNHVISWVQKASIPEHIRQELLRRLHSINSSKDTGSQASTSALRKDENETSVFLKTEDRKQVDRDDATKQAILRYSGQNASTFWWFRKVNIKFGSVRFAVSNGSILLTVLVLLMYYYMRRKKYTITSILKGQAQLVKKTAIDLWQLAFSYQVNPLAAVETLQTPNRR; encoded by the exons ATGGCGGGGGAATTAGGGTTTCAAACCGAGACATCTGTCGTTAATCAACCAGATAAAGTGACGGAGATGTCAACGCCTGTTGAAATTTGGGAAAAAATTGAGCTAGCTGAAAG CTACCTAGTTTGCTCTATGTTTGAAGAAGCATCATCGTCAGCTTCACGAGTTCTCAATCGTTTACATGACAAAGATTGCTCTAATGAGGTTGTAGCAGATGAGCTGAATGACATGCTTGAGTCAGCCGGTATGGTGCTCTTGCAGTCCCTTAAGGAACTTGGGAg GACATTGGAGATAGTAAATGAGTTAACGCAGCTGTATGGTTCACTTGCTGCTATTCCGGTTCAAGTTTTCCTTGCTGG GGCTTGCTTTCATATGCAAGAAGACCCTCATGGTGCCCAAAAATTTCTTGAGGAATTTTTAAGCAAGTGGGAATATGTGAACGAACAATATTATGTTCGAGAAGGTGTTGAAACAGATGAATCTTACATGAATGAATGTAACAATCGATCCGTGTTAGATGTTGATATGTACCTTCAAGTTGTTGAGGCATATATAACCCTTCTCACGGGTGTATTAGGACGAACAAATCATGTCATTTCTTGGGTTCAGAAAGCTTCAATACCCGAGCATATAAGACAG GAACTTTTACGCCGTTTACATTCCATTAACTCTTCCAAGGACACGGGATCTCAAGCATCCACGTCAGCATTGCGAAAAGACGAAAATGAAACTTCTGTTTTTCTCAAAACAGAAGACAGGAAACAAGTTGATAGGGACGATGCTACAAAACAAGCGATTTTAAGATATTCCGGTCAAAATGCTTCTACTTTTTGGTGGTTCAGAAAAGTTAATATAAAGTTTGGTAGCGTCCGGTTTGCAGTTTCGAATGGAAGTATCTTGCTGACGGTTTTAGTGCTTCTCATGTATTATTATATGCGGAGGAAGAAATATACAATAACAAG TATTCTCAAGGGACAAGCTCAGCTTGTGAAGAAAACCGCAATTGATTTATGGCAACTTGCATTCTCGTACCAAGTAAATCCATTAGCCGCTGTTGAGACACTCCAAACTCCAAATCGCCGGTGA